In Triticum urartu cultivar G1812 chromosome 6, Tu2.1, whole genome shotgun sequence, the following proteins share a genomic window:
- the LOC125513433 gene encoding uncharacterized protein LOC125513433 — translation MAGKGAKATAAKAAEKEKGKKAPGSRSSRACSQEEPVPKKDVYQLFAEKVRDNKQLESRWAVMQETRVEYFRGKDFTTFIKNHPEVGEILGPDKDMEAEDIVNTLLIKNLVIRCDRVWKTVRPGKKKLSSWPAHLEIHQEQVFTENDGFYAWMFLKRRTLWQTILSFIWPVFALAVCLFPVYPYQCKIVVLYSCAGALLFIVSLLLLRAAIFGVLWVLLGKRVWFFPNINAEETTFRELVRFWPVKDEGERPKWTSRLFYATVALLVMLLLRHHAPDEAARARYQKKVSNIIDDVLEWSPKLALSGMMDKHTEDNVTETSNYTSHATTSTEECTDAAEDEDADETQGAADDTRTRSSEV, via the exons ATGGCAGGGAAGGGCGCCAAGGCGACGGCCGCCAAGGCGGCGGAGAAGGAAAAGGGGAAGAAGGCCCCCGGCTCCCGCTCCTCCCGTGCCTGTTCCCAG GAGGAGCCAGTTCCAAAGAAAGATGTGTATCAATTGTTTGCTGAGAAGGTTCGGGATAACAAGCAGCTGGAATCGAGATGGGCTGTCATGCAAGAAACTCGCGTTGAGTATTTTCGTGGAAAAGATTTTACTACCTTCATCAAGAATCATCCAGAAGTTGGGGAAATTTTAGGGCCGGATAAAGATATGGAAGCTGAAGATATTGTCAACACTTTGCTTATCAAGAACCTCGTAATAAGGTGTGACCGAGTTTGGAAAACTGTGAGACCAGGAAAGAAAAAGTTATCATCCTGGCCTGCTCATTTGGAGATACATCAG GAACAAGTATTCACTGAAAATGATGGTTTTTACGCTTGGATGTTTCTCAAAAGACGGACCTTGTGGCAGACGATTCTTTCATTTATCTGGCCTGTCTTTGCGTTGGCAGTCTGCTTATTTCCAGTTTACCCATACCAATGCAAGATTGTGGTACTGTACTCTTGCGCTGGAGCTTTACTGTTCATTGTATCCCTGCTTTTGT TAAGAGCTGCCATCTTTGGCGTACTATGGGTTCTTCTTGGAAAACGGGTGTGGTTCTTCCCCAATATAAATGCAGAGGAGACCACATTTAGAGAACTCGTTCGGTTTTGGCCTGTGAAGGATGAGGGAGAGCGACCAAAGTGGACGTCAAGACTTTTCTATGCTACTGTTGCCTTATTGGTGATGTTGCTGCTTAGACATCACGCTCCAGATGAAGCAGCTAGAGCGAG GTACCAAAAGAAGGTTTCTAATATAATTGATGATGTCCTTGAGTGGTCTCCGAAGTTGGCTCTGTCTGGGATGATGGATAAACATACTGAGGATAATGTGACAGAAACTAGCAATTACACCAGCCATGCCACAACGAGTACTGAAGAATGTACAGATGCAGCCGAGGATGAGGATGCAGATGAAACCCAAGGTGCTGCTGATGATACGAGAACAAGATCTAGTGAAGTTTAA